Genomic window (Candidatus Neomarinimicrobiota bacterium):
CCGATATATCCACCGTAGGGGCAATTCATGAATTGCCCCTACGGCATGAATTGCCCCTACGTCATGAATTGCCCCATTCACGTGAACAACGCCGTAATATGTTATTGCCGAAAATCATTGGACGATTCAAAATGAATGTTGCCAAACCCATCAATAGAATACGTCAAACACCAGGAATATCCGTTTGGCAACGCAATTATTACGAACACATTATCCGAAATGAAAATGAATTAAACCGTATTCGGCATTACATCATCAACAATCCGTTACATTGGAAAACAGACGATAATTTTGGTGAATGACACCAACAAAAAACAACCCCGAATACCATCACCGCCGTTCCATCCGGTTGAAGGGATACGATTATTCACAGGCCGGGGCGTATTTTGTAACCATGTGCACCCAAAACCGGGAATGTTTGTTTGGGGAAATTGTTGATGGGAAAAATAATGTTGAATGATGTAGGACGGATGATTCAAACCGTATGGGATGAAATCCCCGTGTATTACCCAGGCATCGATGTGGATGCATTCGTCGTCATGCCCAATCATGTGCACGGTATTATTATCATCAATGAATCCGATATATCCACCGTGGGGGCAATTCAAGAATTACCCCTACAGCTTTTGTTTGAAATTGCATATCTAAACCCATAATTTTCGGAAACGAATGTAAGATGTTGAATAAAAGACAGGGAGAAAAGGGAAAATACGTATGAAGAGTATGATTCTTGTTCTTGTTTTTCTCATGATAACAGCTGTATCCTCGGGATACGGTCAAACAGTATCGGAAAGTGATGACGTTATTGAATATAAACATGCAGTTGATTTTTGTCCCCTGTCACCGGTAATGGGCATTTATGCAATCCACTACACATACCGGTTCTCGCGTGAAAGTGAATTCATTATTGCTCCGTCTTATATGAACATTGAGTATGAGGATGTGGGGCATACCGATGCTCCCGGATTCATTGTAGGATACCGCAGATATTTATGGAAAAATTTACATATCGATTACCAGTTGATGCCTATGTGGGATCGCTATTATTCTGAAGAAGAGAGTAAAACGTATCCTGTGGGTTTTGATTTGTGGAATGAATTCCGCCTGGGGTATTCGTTTGATTTTAAAGTCAAAAAGATTCCCCTTTTTCTGAATGTCCAGTGGCCTTTTGGATTTGCACTCTATTCGGATCCCGATGGGAAGCCTGAATCTTTTAAGGAACGGGCTGAAGAGAATCCATTCTTCTATTTTCCGCCACTCTTTTTTATAGGTTTCCGGTTTTAAATGTGCCGTACCACAAAATTTATAAAGGATTCTTCATGAAATATCCCTTATTCCTCCTTTTATTGTTCGCGTCCTGCAGTATGCATAAGATGATAGAGCAGGAAAAAGCGGAGATCTTATCTTCCGTTAAGGAAGGCGAAGCACCAATTGTTACAGAAGAACGCATTCAATCTTTGCCGGAACCCGTCAAAAAATGGCTGAAAACCACGGGAATTGTGGGCAGACCTGAAATCCGACGGGGGTGGCTCAGTCAATCGGCACAGATGACAATGAAACCGGATCAGAAAAAATGGTATACGGCAAAGGCAAAACAGCTTTTTACGACGGATCCGCCTGCGTTTCTCTGGACTGTGAGAATGAAGATGAACCCTCTGATCTCAATTAAAGGCAGGGATAAATTTATAAATGGCAAAGGGGAAATGCGCATCCGTATGAATTCCCTCATCAATGTAGTACATGAGACGGGAGAGAAGATTGATGAAGGGACACTTCAACGCTATCTTGGAGAAATTGTCTGGTATCCTACGGCAGCCCTGAGTCCGTATATCACTTGGGAGAGCATCGATGAGTTTTCGGCAAAAGCAACAATGCGATACAATGGAACGGAAGGAAGCGGGACATTTTACTTTAATGAAAAGGGCGATTTTATCAGGTTCAGTGCCATGCGTTACAAGGAAAATACATCAGATACCAGGCGGTATGAATGGATTATATCCGTCCGGAAATATGCCGTGATGGATGGTGTTAAAATTCCCGTCGAAATGGATGCAACCTGGAAACTGGAGGATGGGGACTGGACATGGCTGAAACTCACCATCGATAAAATAATCTACGATCAAGATAAGCAAGAGTAAACTCATGAGAGGTTGATACAATATACGCTTTTGATACTTGTCAGTTATGTTATTATTTTCTAACATAGTTAAAATTAAATAATAAGGGATACAGCCCATCAGCTGTAAAATTCCGTTAAACGTCGAAATGCCATGAAATATAACTTTGATGAAATCATTGACCGCCACGGTACGAACTCCCTGAAATGGGATAGCCGGAAATTGCTAATCAATCTTGGATTTACAGAACGGTATGATGATGAAACCATTCCTCTTTTTTTGGCGGATATGGATTTTACATGTCCCAAACCGGTTCTGGCTGCCCTGCATGCAAGAGTGGAACAAAAAATGTTCGGCTATACTTACCATCTATCAGATGACAGGTATATCAAAGCTTTACAGGGATGGTTCAAACGGCGGCATGGGTGGCAAATACACCCCGAATCGGTTGTGTATTCTCCCGGGACCGTTTTTGCCCTCCATGTTGCCGTCCGGGCTTTCACCCGTCCGGGAGATAAGGTTATTATCCAACGTCCGGTCTATGCGCCGTTTACATCGGCTGTAGAGCAAAACGGACGGGTTATCGCCAATAATGAACTGATTAATGATAAGGGATATTATCGGATCAATTTTAAGCAGTTGGAAACCCTGGCTTCTGATCCCTCAACAACCATGATGATCCTGTGCAGTCCCCATAATCCTGTTGGCCGTATCTGGACGCCTGAAGAACTTCAGAAAATGGATGACATTTGCCAAAAAAACGGGGTTTTACTGGTCAGTGATGAAATTCACGGGGATTTGATTCGGAAAAATGCTGTCTTTTATCCCCTTGCACAAGTGACAGATACAGATAATGCCATTATTTGCACGGCGATTAATAAAACTTTCAATACAGCCGGACTCCATTGTTCAAATATTATTATAGATAATCCTGAATTACGGAAAGCCTTTATGAATGAGATGGGCATCCAAAGCCCTTCTCCTTTTGCCATTTCCGCACTTATTGCTGCCTACAATGAAGGGGAGGAGTGGCTGGAACAGCTGAAAGAATACCTGGACAGCAACTTCGATTTTTTAGAAGCATTTTTAGAAAAACATTTGCCGGATGTACGGTTTCGCCGTCCTGAAGGGACTTACATTGCATGGCTGGATTTTTCAGGAACCGGTCTGTCACCGGAGGAAATTCATAATCGGATTTACAACCGGGCCAATGTCTTTCTTGAAGACGGAAAGATGTTTGGGGCCGGTTCAGAGTATTTTCAGCGTTTGTGTGTACCCACACCACGGAAAATACTGGAAAAAGCATTAATAAGAATTGCCGGGGTGTTTTGAGTGATGGGCAA
Coding sequences:
- a CDS encoding pyridoxal phosphate-dependent aminotransferase; this translates as MKYNFDEIIDRHGTNSLKWDSRKLLINLGFTERYDDETIPLFLADMDFTCPKPVLAALHARVEQKMFGYTYHLSDDRYIKALQGWFKRRHGWQIHPESVVYSPGTVFALHVAVRAFTRPGDKVIIQRPVYAPFTSAVEQNGRVIANNELINDKGYYRINFKQLETLASDPSTTMMILCSPHNPVGRIWTPEELQKMDDICQKNGVLLVSDEIHGDLIRKNAVFYPLAQVTDTDNAIICTAINKTFNTAGLHCSNIIIDNPELRKAFMNEMGIQSPSPFAISALIAAYNEGEEWLEQLKEYLDSNFDFLEAFLEKHLPDVRFRRPEGTYIAWLDFSGTGLSPEEIHNRIYNRANVFLEDGKMFGAGSEYFQRLCVPTPRKILEKALIRIAGVF